The proteins below are encoded in one region of Triticum aestivum cultivar Chinese Spring chromosome 1B, IWGSC CS RefSeq v2.1, whole genome shotgun sequence:
- the LOC123122224 gene encoding subtilisin-like protease, whose product MFSTQHLTLRPKAIAVLVLCPPFFLSQNQEKRKKHFLLSTVLTPPPPPPPRERGRSICSSPPCFHHHQRERERGRSICSSAPCYHHQQPGRPLYLSLPSITTTSAQAMASLANLLISLFSLTLMLLHAPAPAVCDDLGAGLSPNHSTYIVLLRPPVDAGSDEDHRWWQDSFLPTPLAGSDEPRLIHTYTNVFTGFAARLTEAELALVSKRAEFVRAFPNQLWRPTTTHTQEFLGLKRDAGLWRDTNYGEGVIIGVVDTGIYAAHPSFDDNGIPPPPSKWKGSCHGTAAAHCNNKLIGAKFITVNDSGDVIGHGTHTSSTAAGNFVSGASAQGLGRGTAAGTAPRAHLAMYSMCTLRGCDSADIVAGIDEAIKDGVDVLSLSLAPVFDVEFSRDPVVIGALSAVAKGIVVVAAAGNNGPEFFIANSAPWLLTVAAGSVDRSFETVMQLGNGNHINGEAFNQVSNSSSKPKPFPLYVDKHCKSSPGRNVAGKIVICHSTGPMNDTGPSINKSDISGIMSAGAAGVVLINRKAAGFTTLLEDYGNVVQVTVADGNNIIEYVRTTSKASAKVIYKNTVLGVCPSPTVAAFSSRGPSTFSPGVLKPDILAPGLNVIAAWPPLTMLGSGPFHIKSGTSMSTPHVSGVAALIKSSHPDWSAAAIKSAILTTADITDSTGGPILDEQHQRATAYAMGAGHVNPTKAIDPGLVYDLGITEYAGYVCALLGDQGLAVIARDPMLSCKMLPKIPEAQLNYPTITVPLKKKPFTVNRTVTNVGPENSIYTLKMEVPKSLTVRVYPETLMFSKAGEKITYSMTVSRHRNGREKSLEGSISWVSSKHVVRSPIVAVAGLVSPLL is encoded by the coding sequence gaagaagcaTTTGCTCCTCTCCACCGTGCTTCCACCACCaccaaagagaaagagaaagaggaagaagcaTTTGCTCCTCTGCGCCGTGCTACCACCACCAGCAGCCCGGTCGTCCTCTCTACCTCTCGCTTCCTTCCATCACCACCACCTCAGCTCAAGCCATGGCATCCTTGGCCAACCTCCTGATCTCACTTTTCTCGCTCACCCTCATGCTCCTGCATGCTCCTGCACCTGCGGTATGCGACGACCTAGGTGCAGGCCTCTCTCCAAACCATAGCACATATATTGTGCTCTTGAGGCCACCCGTCGACGCCGGCAGCGATGAAGACCACCGCTGGTGGCAGGATTCCTTCCTGCCAACGCCTCTTGCCGGCTCCGATGAGCCACGCCTCATCCATACCTACACCAACGTCTTCACCGGGTTTGCCGCCAGGCTCACTGAAGCCGAGCTTGCTCTCGTGTCCAAGAGGGCAGAGTTTGTGCGGGCGTTTCCAAACCAGCTCTGGCGCCCCACCACCACTCACACCCAAGAATTTCTTGGGCTCAAGAGGGATGCCGGGTTGTGGAGAGACACCAACTACGGCGAGGGAGTCATCATCGGTGTAGTTGACACCGGCATCTATGCGGCGCATCCTTCCTTTGATGACAATGGCATCCCGCCACCTCCATCAAAGTGGAAGGGTTCATGCCATGGTACTGCTGCTGCCCATTGCAATAACAAATTGATTGGTGCGAAGTTCATCACCGTCAATGACTCTGGAGATGTCATAGGGCATGGGACACATACCTCGTCCACTGCTGCTGGGAACTTTGTCAGTGGTGCCTCGGCCCAGGGCCTCGGCAGGGGCACAGCAGCCGGGACTGCTCCACGTGCACATCTGGCCATGTACAGCATGTGCACGCTTCGTGGGTGTGACTCCGCTGACATAGTTGCCGGGATAGATGAAGCTATCAAGGATGGGGTTGATGTGCTCTCGCTCTCCCTCGCCCCTGTGTTTGATGTTGAGTTCAGTCGAGACCCGGTCGTCATTGGGGCACTCAGTGCGGTAGCAAAGGGCATTGTTGTTGTGGCTGCAGCTGGCAATAACGGACCAGAGTTTTTTATTGCTAATTCTGCACCATGGTTGCTCACAGTCGCAGCTGGCTCAGTGGACCGAAGCTTCGAGACTGTTATGCAGCTTGGGAACGGCAATCACATCAATGGAGAAGCTTTTAACCAGGTTTCAAACTCAAGCTCCAAGCCCAAGCCCTTTCCTTTGTATGTGGACAAACACTGCAAGTCGTCGCCTGGAAGAAATGTGGCCGGCAAAATTGTGATTTGCCATAGCACAGGACCAATGAATGACACTGGGCCGTCAATCAATAAATCTgacatcagtggcatcatgagtgcTGGGGCGGCTGGCGTAGTTCTGATAAATAGGAAAGCTGCTGGTTTCACCACCCTTCTCGAGGACTATGGCAATGTTGTACAGGTTACCGTGGCTGATGGCAACAATATCATAGAGTATGTGAGGACAACAAGCAAAGCCAGTGCCAAAGTCATATACAAGAACACTGTGCTTGGTGTCTGTCCATCTCCCACTGTTGCGGCATTCTCATCCCGCGGTCCTAGCACGTTCAGCCCCGGTGTGCTCAAGCCAGATATATTAGCACCCGGGCTCAACGTCATTGCTGCATGGCCACCGCTCACCATGCTTGGATCTGGGCCATTCCACATTAAATCCGGGACGTCCATGTCGACTCCACATGTCAGTGGCGTTGCTGCACTTATCAAGAGCTCCCATCCTGACTGGTCTGCTGCTGCTATCAAGTCAGCCATCCTCACCACAGCTGACATCACGGACAGCACTGGTGGCCCGATCTTGGATGAGCAGCATCAGAGGGCAACCGCATATGCCATGGGTGCTGGCCATGTCAATCCTACAAAGGCTATTGATCCAGGCCTTGTGTATGACCTTGGTATTACTGAATATGCCGGCTACGTATGTGCTCTCCTTGGTGATCAAGGTTTGGCAGTCATTGCGCGGGACCCGATGTTGTCCTGCAAAATGCTTCCCAAGATACCAGAAGCACAGCTCAACTACCCTACCATAACGGTGCCACTCAAGAAAAAGCCATTCACAGTGAACAGAACTGTGACAAATGTGGGGCCAGAAAATTCCATATACACACTGAAGATGGAGGTTCCCAAGTCTCTCACAGTGCGAGTCTACCCAGAGACACTGATGTTCTCCAAGGCTGGAGAAAAGATAACTTACAGCATGACGGTGAGCAGGCATCGCAATGGCAGGGAAAAGTCTCTGGAGGGAAGTATCAGCTGGGTGTCCAGCAAACATGTCGTGCGTAGTCCAATTGTCGCAGTGGCCGGTCTAGTCTCTCCACTGCTGTAA